A part of Dermacentor variabilis isolate Ectoservices chromosome 10, ASM5094787v1, whole genome shotgun sequence genomic DNA contains:
- the LOC142559537 gene encoding uncharacterized protein LOC142559537: MEESPFAARDFVVESVLDHLETEELFTCAEVNRLWQSVALSLLRRKLVSVSVCCTPDSERAALASALGSSHMCVDIFCSKFSRFRNIARMAGLRPSLVFLSHHADLSEDKRVVERLRDFLPSDSVIVYFKLELVPTVNDAEDATHEGIFGEFLFRVEDDVSAKAPATTSEEADDQPWQQPDGAIPGPSSSTSGSNREWWRQRVQEAHSMSLSGLATDLPGPSNTVAPLWPRRPRLASGGERGALFRNVLPGVLVFQALHVTAANLEGNAVTSFFTEEATGRTVQVTSAAVFSVMPSSQLEPLMRRLSEEFGSTDDAIAVVFPRNQDEVLDELEAFERHFPSVPALANQATEFNVDGQYAPMSRLKVILLLIKLLD, encoded by the exons ATGGAGGAGAGCCCCTTCGCCGCCAGGGACTTCGTGGTGGAAAGCGTCCTCGACCACCTGGAGACCGAGGAGCTCTTCACGTGCGCCGAGGTGAACCGGCTGTGGCAGTCGGTCGCCCTGTCCCTGCTGCGCAGGAAGCTGGTCTCGGTCTCTGTCTGCTGCACGCCG GACTCGGAGCGGGCTGCCCTCGCCTCAGCGCTGGGCAGCTCACACATGTGCGTTGACATCTTCTGTTCCAAGTTTTCGCGCTTCCGAAACATCGCGCGCATGGCAGGACTGCGACCGTCGCTCGTTTTCCTCTCCCACCACGCCGATCTCAGCGAGGACAAGCGAG TGGTGGAGCGCCTGCGCGACTTCCTGCCTTCGGACTCAGTCATCGTGTATTTCAAGCTGGAGCTCGTCCCAACCGTGAACGACGCCGAGGACGCCACGCACGAGGGCATCTTCGGCGAGTTCCTGTTCCGCGTCGAGGACGACGTGTCCGCGAAGGCGCCAGCAACCACCTCCGAAGAGGCCGATGACCAACCGTGGCAGCAACCAGATGGCGCCATCCCCGG GCCGTCGTCTTCGACGTCTGGCTCGAACCGCGAGTGGTGGCGACAACGGGTCCAAGAGGCGCATTCCATGTCGCTTTCGGGCCTTGCTACAGACCTGCCCGGCCCGTCCAACACGGTGGCACCGCTGTGGCCTCGCCGTCCGCGTCTGGCGTCGGGAGGCGAGCGAGGTGCGTTGTTTCGCAACGTGCTCCCGGGCGTTCTCGTGTTCcaggcgctgcacgtgacggcgGCCAACCTCGAGGGCAACGCGGTCACATCGTTCTTCACGGAGGAGGCCACCGGCAGGACCGTGCAG GTGACGTCGGCGGCTGTCTTCAGCGTCATGCCGAGCAGCCAGCTGGAGCCGCTCATGCGCCGGCTGAGCGAGGAATTCGGCTCCACCGACGACGCCATCGCCGTGGTCTTTCCACGCAACCAGGACGAGGTGCTCGACGAGCTGGAGGCGTTCGAGCGCCACTTCCCATCGGTGCCGGCGCTGGCGAACCAGGCCACCGAGTTCAACGTGGACGGCCAGTACGCGCCCATGAGCAGGCTCAAGGTGATCCTGCTGCTCATCAAGCTGCTCGACTGA